From a region of the Andrena cerasifolii isolate SP2316 chromosome 13, iyAndCera1_principal, whole genome shotgun sequence genome:
- the Frtz gene encoding WD repeat-containing and planar cell polarity effector protein fritz isoform X2, producing the protein MFTLLGEVNLWSFDDNINIKSTDFGAFRYHDKRVDSLHEEGKRSYCQKRGMIYVPTNKKGNKLKDSIKYLEDQLKDNSIIYCQWYDDWVLQLMLNNALLIQIQVNIATGDIHKITFDKYLIGKLSDHISDVVITKHYILCTYNDNQVSLVHFTRSKRHVFDKINKLEPKLFTTDMFGPNGRRLDKKVQTNKCNDLILIWWKSTMNEVYPWSPAVKEHDRANIHLYRLIGVKLELICYIRSEFDPLCIKFDAWHDNIIHSVEQKVSRKGEVTIEWRTYEVSQQDKLQRIAVISVPLPTHTSCVKFSPNQELLLLCCIDGSVIIYDQIKATTTSVKASFIPTLASWHSDGTIFIIGNDKGQFQHFDISLSCIKSQTLSEEVTPANILDLSSYFRIQPALLRMEWNKKNDVNGYIDLRNHGNSLLLLIFQRGPIGVIKMLEGSSLSGDVLVKRYLSLSQVEQATSLLLSMNWDTHPRACMHALNQILNYLFKLPLTPERENFIQNALGSFHVPVKPISQAIEEEYGDEIRDLTRRFFHHLLRYQMFEKAFRLAIDLNDHDLFMDIHFYALVVNDMAMATAAKENAERILSRSDSCSSSHSTCSRASCSLCSDSISDKGEESCSDESDNSTKENRIDIKHSKSPIYRKESNSQIPPLPVLPAHHLNKSLLPASFSDVSSSEKNDCNLISTSFNVPSNTPATTSFNHSSHLSLLNTFFASTSFNKPLYKTHGNPASTSTVTSTSSSQSFNISDDLMTTSFGSLSVNERKAVVSNRLAENSVGATLNKAILGEMQYSLDSVSDDTITTNSAQENSFMSTPFNNPTYESVTLDVPSDLLRSSLDNMESNIMSTSFSTLGTSIPNTYDCSLSNLIASKCDSTISSSLKSTKSSVATNDFASKTFSDSVVTNKTTSSFHSSHSNLSSTSFNFLDDQVQDFRNSNPKGFNNEQSLAGKKQVDFSVPPPPPSLTNSFASYLQNLPKKNLPLSRSTSGLADIDESIKKFSSIRTRNVTSHLLQRQNSTSNILQTQQKYSNIKPSRYRLNYDLDYISFHGSCDNINIHSSTNNTKLGASQFSSTYSMQNRFDNRHSKILSQNSTNVSVNKETKVSSNVPPLPIISTPTSNPISCSPFSTFTDTTIANEKPKVKFSDTVTHILVPGTGQSHKQKRSTITQAHLTDPKRELAESLPLCLGNEDYLKDFQPLSNDISDKVKEPTKPEEGSKIKVVHFGLL; encoded by the exons ATGTTTACATTACTGGGCGAAGTAAATTTGTGGAGCTTCGATGACAACATTAACATAAAGAGCACAGATTTCGGTGCATTTCG GTACCATGACAAACGTGTCGATAGTTTGCACGAGGAGGGGAAGAGGTCTTATTGCCAGAAGCGCGGTATGATATACGTACCTACCAATAAGAAaggaaacaaattaaaagattCCATCAAATATTTAGAG GATCAGTTAAAGGACAATTCGATTATATATTGCCAGTGGTACGACGACTGGGTTTTACAGTTAATGTTAAATAACGCCCTGTTAATACAAATACAAGTCAACATCGCTACTGGCGATATACATAAAATAACTTTCGATAAGTATCTCATAGGGAAGCTGTCCGACCATATATCAGACG TGGTAATTACTAAGCATTACATACTTTGTACCTACAACGATAATCAAGTGAGCCTTGTACATTTCACGAGATCTAAAAGGCATGTCTTCGATAAGATTAATAAACTCGAGCCGAAATTATTCACGACTGATATGTTTGGTCCCAATGGTCGTAGATTGGATAAAAAAGTACAAACGAATAAGTGCAACGACCtg ATATTAATTTGGTGGAAGTCAACAATGAACGAAGTTTATCCATGGAGTCCCGCCGTGAAAGAGCACGATCGTGCAAATATACATCTTTATCGTCTAATAGG AGtaaaattagaattaatttGTTATATACGTAGCGAGTTTGATCCCTTATGTATAAAATTCGATGCATGGCATGATAATATTATTCATTCCGTAGAGCAGAAAGTGTCGAGAAAG GGCGAAGTGACCATAGAATGGCGCACGTACGAAGTTTCTCAACAAGACAAGCTACAAAGAATAGCAGTGATCTCTGTACCCTTACCTACGCACACAAGCTGCGTGAAATTCTCACCTAATCAGGAGTTGCTATTATTATGTTGCATCGACGGTTCTGTAATAATTTACGATCAGATCAAAGCTACCACCACCAGCGTGAAAGCGAGTTTT ataCCTACGTTAGCCTCGTGGCATAGCGACGGAACGATATTTATTATTGGAAACGACAAAGGTCAATTCCAACACTTCGACATTTCCTTGTCGTGTATTAAAAGTCAGACGTTAAGCGAAGAAGTAACGCCAGCCAATATTCTTGATCTGTCTTCATATTTTAG AATTCAACCAGCGTTGCTACGTATGGAGTGGAATAAAAAGAATGATGTAAACGGTTACATCGACCTACGTAATCATGGAAATTCTCTGTTATTACTCATTTTTCAACG AGGCCCTATAGGTGTCATAAAAATGTTAGAAGGAAGCTCTCTGTCCGGAGACGTGTTAGTTAAAAGATATTTGTCCTTATCTCAAGTGGAACAAGCGACTTCTTTATTGCTATCTATGAATTGGGATACCCATCCTCGTGCGTGCATGCACGCGCTGAACCAAATATTGAATTATTTGTTCAAGCTGCCATTGACGCCAGAACGTGAAA ACTTCATACAGAACGCACTTGGCAGTTTCCACGTGCCAGTTAAACCAATAAGCCAAGCTATCGAAGAAGAATACGGAGATGAAATAAGAGACCTGACAAGGCGATTCTTCCACCATTTATTAAG GTATCAAATGTTTGAGAAAGCCTTCCGGCTTGCGATAGATCTGAACGATCATGACCTTTTTATGGATATACACTTTTACGCATTAGTCGTAAATGACATGGCAATGGCAACAGCGGCAAAAGAAAATGCTGAACGCATTCTTAGTAGATCGGATAGCTGCAGTAGCTCAC ATTCCACGTGCTCTAGAGCATCGTGTTCGTTGTGCTCCGATTCGATCAGTGATAAAGGAGAGGAGTCCTGTAGCGACGAAAGTGACAACTCCACTAAAGAGAATCGAATTGATATAAAGCATTCCAAAAGTCCTATCTATAGGAAAGAGTCAAATAGCCAAATTCCTCCATTACCGGTACTTCCTGCGCATCACCTTAATAAAAGCCTGTTACCCGCATCGTTCTCTGACGTCTCGTCCAGCGAAAAGAACGATTGCAATTTAATATCAACATCTTTTAACGTTCCTAGCAATACTCCCGCAACAACTTCCTTTAATCATTCGTCGCATCTTTcgcttttaaatacatttttcgcATCGACGTCGTTCAACAAACCACTGTATAAAACTCACGGCAATCCAGCGTCAACATCCACGGTAACTTCTACCAGTAGTTCGCAGTCTTTTAACATCTCCGATGACCTAATGACAACTTCCTTCGGAAGTCTTTCCGTGAACGAACGAAAGGCTGTGGTGTCTAATCGACTTGCCGAAAACTCTGTAGGCGCTACGCTAAACAAAGCCATACTTGGTGAAATGCAATATTCTCTTGACAGTGTATCTGACGACACAATAACAACTAATTCGGCACAGGAGAACAGCTTTATGTCCACTCCGTTCAACAATCCAACATACGAATCAGTTACATTGGACGTTCCTTCCGATTTATTAAGATCGTCGCTAGACAACATGGAGAGTAACATCATGTCGACATCTTTTAGCACACTTGGCACAAGTATTCCAAATACGTATGACTGTTCTCTGAGCAATTTAATAGCTAGCAAATGCGATTCGACCATCTCTTCGTCTCTAAAAAGCACGAAGTCGTCCGTTGCCACGAATGACTTTGCGTCTAAAACGTTTTCTGACTCTGTCGTTACAAACAAGACAACGTCCAGCTTTCACAGCAGTCATAGCAATCTCTCTTCGACTTCATTTAATTTCCTCGACGATCAAGTACAGGATTTTCGTAACAGCAATCCGAAGGGCTTTAACAACGAGCAATCCCTTGCAGGAAAGAAACAAGTGGACTTCAGTGTCCCGCCGCCGCCTCCTTCATTAACAAACTCGTTCGCAAGTTACCTTCAGAATCTCCCGAAGAAGAATCTTCCTCTATCCAGAAGTACATCTGGCCTGGCAGATATCGACgagtctattaaaaaattctcgTCCATCAGAACGAGGAATGTCACGTCGCATTTGTTACAGAGGCAAAATTCCACGTCTAACATTCTGCAAACCCAGCAGAAGTACAGTAATATTAAACCTTCTAGGTATAGACTGAATTATGATCTCGATTACATTTCGTTCCATGGAAGCtgtgataatattaatatacattCCTCTACTAATAACACGAAACTTGGCGCTTCGCAGTTTTCTTCTACGTACAGTATGCAGAACAGGTTCGATAATAGGCActcgaaaatattatcgcaAAATAGTACAAATGTTAGCGTTAACAAAGAGACTAAGGTGTCTTCCAATGTACCACCGCTACCTATTATATCTACTCCGACGTCTAATCCCATATCCTGTTCCCCATTCTCCACGTTTACGGATACAACAATAGCGAACGAAAAGCCAAAGGTCAAGTTTTCAGATACAGTGACGCATATATTAGTACCCGGTACA GGTCAATCGCATAAACAGAAACGTTCCACCATTACTCAAGCACATTTGACTGATCCCAAACGCGAGCTGGCGGAGAGTCTTCCGCTGTGCCTCGGTAACGAAGACTATCTCAAAGATTTTCAACCGCTCTCAA ACGATATTAGCGATAAAGTTAAAGAACCTACGAAACCGGAAGAGGGTTCTAAAATAAAAGTGGTACACTTTGGGCTTTTGTAA
- the Frtz gene encoding WD repeat-containing and planar cell polarity effector protein fritz isoform X1, translating to MFTLLGEVNLWSFDDNINIKSTDFGAFRYHDKRVDSLHEEGKRSYCQKRGMIYVPTNKKGNKLKDSIKYLEDQLKDNSIIYCQWYDDWVLQLMLNNALLIQIQVNIATGDIHKITFDKYLIGKLSDHISDVVITKHYILCTYNDNQVSLVHFTRSKRHVFDKINKLEPKLFTTDMFGPNGRRLDKKVQTNKCNDLILIWWKSTMNEVYPWSPAVKEHDRANIHLYRLIGVKLELICYIRSEFDPLCIKFDAWHDNIIHSVEQKVSRKGEVTIEWRTYEVSQQDKLQRIAVISVPLPTHTSCVKFSPNQELLLLCCIDGSVIIYDQIKATTTSVKASFIPTLASWHSDGTIFIIGNDKGQFQHFDISLSCIKSQTLSEEVTPANILDLSSYFRIQPALLRMEWNKKNDVNGYIDLRNHGNSLLLLIFQRGPIGVIKMLEGSSLSGDVLVKRYLSLSQVEQATSLLLSMNWDTHPRACMHALNQILNYLFKLPLTPERENFIQNALGSFHVPVKPISQAIEEEYGDEIRDLTRRFFHHLLRYQMFEKAFRLAIDLNDHDLFMDIHFYALVVNDMAMATAAKENAERILSRSDSCSSSHSTCSRASCSLCSDSISDKGEESCSDESDNSTKENRIDIKHSKSPIYRKESNSQIPPLPVLPAHHLNKSLLPASFSDVSSSEKNDCNLISTSFNVPSNTPATTSFNHSSHLSLLNTFFASTSFNKPLYKTHGNPASTSTVTSTSSSQSFNISDDLMTTSFGSLSVNERKAVVSNRLAENSVGATLNKAILGEMQYSLDSVSDDTITTNSAQENSFMSTPFNNPTYESVTLDVPSDLLRSSLDNMESNIMSTSFSTLGTSIPNTYDCSLSNLIASKCDSTISSSLKSTKSSVATNDFASKTFSDSVVTNKTTSSFHSSHSNLSSTSFNFLDDQVQDFRNSNPKGFNNEQSLAGKKQVDFSVPPPPPSLTNSFASYLQNLPKKNLPLSRSTSGLADIDESIKKFSSIRTRNVTSHLLQRQNSTSNILQTQQKYSNIKPSRYRLNYDLDYISFHGSCDNINIHSSTNNTKLGASQFSSTYSMQNRFDNRHSKILSQNSTNVSVNKETKVSSNVPPLPIISTPTSNPISCSPFSTFTDTTIANEKPKVKFSDTVTHILVPGTGQSHKQKRSTITQAHLTDPKRELAESLPLCLGNEDYLKDFQPLSKDDISDKVKEPTKPEEGSKIKVVHFGLL from the exons ATGTTTACATTACTGGGCGAAGTAAATTTGTGGAGCTTCGATGACAACATTAACATAAAGAGCACAGATTTCGGTGCATTTCG GTACCATGACAAACGTGTCGATAGTTTGCACGAGGAGGGGAAGAGGTCTTATTGCCAGAAGCGCGGTATGATATACGTACCTACCAATAAGAAaggaaacaaattaaaagattCCATCAAATATTTAGAG GATCAGTTAAAGGACAATTCGATTATATATTGCCAGTGGTACGACGACTGGGTTTTACAGTTAATGTTAAATAACGCCCTGTTAATACAAATACAAGTCAACATCGCTACTGGCGATATACATAAAATAACTTTCGATAAGTATCTCATAGGGAAGCTGTCCGACCATATATCAGACG TGGTAATTACTAAGCATTACATACTTTGTACCTACAACGATAATCAAGTGAGCCTTGTACATTTCACGAGATCTAAAAGGCATGTCTTCGATAAGATTAATAAACTCGAGCCGAAATTATTCACGACTGATATGTTTGGTCCCAATGGTCGTAGATTGGATAAAAAAGTACAAACGAATAAGTGCAACGACCtg ATATTAATTTGGTGGAAGTCAACAATGAACGAAGTTTATCCATGGAGTCCCGCCGTGAAAGAGCACGATCGTGCAAATATACATCTTTATCGTCTAATAGG AGtaaaattagaattaatttGTTATATACGTAGCGAGTTTGATCCCTTATGTATAAAATTCGATGCATGGCATGATAATATTATTCATTCCGTAGAGCAGAAAGTGTCGAGAAAG GGCGAAGTGACCATAGAATGGCGCACGTACGAAGTTTCTCAACAAGACAAGCTACAAAGAATAGCAGTGATCTCTGTACCCTTACCTACGCACACAAGCTGCGTGAAATTCTCACCTAATCAGGAGTTGCTATTATTATGTTGCATCGACGGTTCTGTAATAATTTACGATCAGATCAAAGCTACCACCACCAGCGTGAAAGCGAGTTTT ataCCTACGTTAGCCTCGTGGCATAGCGACGGAACGATATTTATTATTGGAAACGACAAAGGTCAATTCCAACACTTCGACATTTCCTTGTCGTGTATTAAAAGTCAGACGTTAAGCGAAGAAGTAACGCCAGCCAATATTCTTGATCTGTCTTCATATTTTAG AATTCAACCAGCGTTGCTACGTATGGAGTGGAATAAAAAGAATGATGTAAACGGTTACATCGACCTACGTAATCATGGAAATTCTCTGTTATTACTCATTTTTCAACG AGGCCCTATAGGTGTCATAAAAATGTTAGAAGGAAGCTCTCTGTCCGGAGACGTGTTAGTTAAAAGATATTTGTCCTTATCTCAAGTGGAACAAGCGACTTCTTTATTGCTATCTATGAATTGGGATACCCATCCTCGTGCGTGCATGCACGCGCTGAACCAAATATTGAATTATTTGTTCAAGCTGCCATTGACGCCAGAACGTGAAA ACTTCATACAGAACGCACTTGGCAGTTTCCACGTGCCAGTTAAACCAATAAGCCAAGCTATCGAAGAAGAATACGGAGATGAAATAAGAGACCTGACAAGGCGATTCTTCCACCATTTATTAAG GTATCAAATGTTTGAGAAAGCCTTCCGGCTTGCGATAGATCTGAACGATCATGACCTTTTTATGGATATACACTTTTACGCATTAGTCGTAAATGACATGGCAATGGCAACAGCGGCAAAAGAAAATGCTGAACGCATTCTTAGTAGATCGGATAGCTGCAGTAGCTCAC ATTCCACGTGCTCTAGAGCATCGTGTTCGTTGTGCTCCGATTCGATCAGTGATAAAGGAGAGGAGTCCTGTAGCGACGAAAGTGACAACTCCACTAAAGAGAATCGAATTGATATAAAGCATTCCAAAAGTCCTATCTATAGGAAAGAGTCAAATAGCCAAATTCCTCCATTACCGGTACTTCCTGCGCATCACCTTAATAAAAGCCTGTTACCCGCATCGTTCTCTGACGTCTCGTCCAGCGAAAAGAACGATTGCAATTTAATATCAACATCTTTTAACGTTCCTAGCAATACTCCCGCAACAACTTCCTTTAATCATTCGTCGCATCTTTcgcttttaaatacatttttcgcATCGACGTCGTTCAACAAACCACTGTATAAAACTCACGGCAATCCAGCGTCAACATCCACGGTAACTTCTACCAGTAGTTCGCAGTCTTTTAACATCTCCGATGACCTAATGACAACTTCCTTCGGAAGTCTTTCCGTGAACGAACGAAAGGCTGTGGTGTCTAATCGACTTGCCGAAAACTCTGTAGGCGCTACGCTAAACAAAGCCATACTTGGTGAAATGCAATATTCTCTTGACAGTGTATCTGACGACACAATAACAACTAATTCGGCACAGGAGAACAGCTTTATGTCCACTCCGTTCAACAATCCAACATACGAATCAGTTACATTGGACGTTCCTTCCGATTTATTAAGATCGTCGCTAGACAACATGGAGAGTAACATCATGTCGACATCTTTTAGCACACTTGGCACAAGTATTCCAAATACGTATGACTGTTCTCTGAGCAATTTAATAGCTAGCAAATGCGATTCGACCATCTCTTCGTCTCTAAAAAGCACGAAGTCGTCCGTTGCCACGAATGACTTTGCGTCTAAAACGTTTTCTGACTCTGTCGTTACAAACAAGACAACGTCCAGCTTTCACAGCAGTCATAGCAATCTCTCTTCGACTTCATTTAATTTCCTCGACGATCAAGTACAGGATTTTCGTAACAGCAATCCGAAGGGCTTTAACAACGAGCAATCCCTTGCAGGAAAGAAACAAGTGGACTTCAGTGTCCCGCCGCCGCCTCCTTCATTAACAAACTCGTTCGCAAGTTACCTTCAGAATCTCCCGAAGAAGAATCTTCCTCTATCCAGAAGTACATCTGGCCTGGCAGATATCGACgagtctattaaaaaattctcgTCCATCAGAACGAGGAATGTCACGTCGCATTTGTTACAGAGGCAAAATTCCACGTCTAACATTCTGCAAACCCAGCAGAAGTACAGTAATATTAAACCTTCTAGGTATAGACTGAATTATGATCTCGATTACATTTCGTTCCATGGAAGCtgtgataatattaatatacattCCTCTACTAATAACACGAAACTTGGCGCTTCGCAGTTTTCTTCTACGTACAGTATGCAGAACAGGTTCGATAATAGGCActcgaaaatattatcgcaAAATAGTACAAATGTTAGCGTTAACAAAGAGACTAAGGTGTCTTCCAATGTACCACCGCTACCTATTATATCTACTCCGACGTCTAATCCCATATCCTGTTCCCCATTCTCCACGTTTACGGATACAACAATAGCGAACGAAAAGCCAAAGGTCAAGTTTTCAGATACAGTGACGCATATATTAGTACCCGGTACA GGTCAATCGCATAAACAGAAACGTTCCACCATTACTCAAGCACATTTGACTGATCCCAAACGCGAGCTGGCGGAGAGTCTTCCGCTGTGCCTCGGTAACGAAGACTATCTCAAAGATTTTCAACCGCTCTCAA AAGACGATATTAGCGATAAAGTTAAAGAACCTACGAAACCGGAAGAGGGTTCTAAAATAAAAGTGGTACACTTTGGGCTTTTGTAA